TGAAGAGCAGATAAAATATGAACGATCGGAATCAATCGTCACAATAGTCGCTGAATGAGGCCATGGCCACCATGTAACCGAGTTTTTGAGCGTGCCGCAGATCGTCACATGCCCCGGCAACATCGCCTTTCAGATACTTGACCTCGCCACGGGCTGTGTAGGTTTTCGCGTAGTTGGGGTCGAGTTTGGCAGCTTTGTCCAGATCGTCAATGGCTGCGTTATAATTCTTCATGTCCTTCAACGCCAGACCGCGTCCGAGATAGGCTTCCTTGTCGGTCGGATTCAGTTCTATGGCTGTGGTGTAATCGGTGATCGCCCCGTTGAAGTCATTCAATTTGCGTTTGGCTTTGCCGCGGTTCGCGTAAGCATCGCTGTAATCGCCCTTCAGGGAAATAGCAATATTATAATCCTTCAGGGCTCCGTAATAGTCATCCAACTCGTCCTTCACATAGCCTCTAAAGTTGAAAGCTCTGATGTAGCGTGGGTCAACTTCAATGGCCTTGTTCAGGTCGTTCAAAGCTCCGCGGAAGTCCTGCATGGTAACTTTCAGTTCGGCCTTACGATAGTAGTCTTCGGCTGTCTGAGCCCGAACCGAGCTGACGCATAACACAGAAAACAATACTATTGAAAATAATATCCGCACGAAATCAAAGGTATCAAATCCGAAAGAATGGGTAAGATGTGTAGTAGATGGTTCTGACCGAATTTTGTTCATTTTTAAAGTTCAGCACTACGATACGAGGTAGTTTAGCTGAAAATCAAACAGGAATGATGTGAAGATATTGTTGATTGAACCTTATGGTACTGGATCACATTTGCAATGGGCCGAGGGTTATTCGGAACATAGCGAGCATGAGGTAAGACTGCTCACGTTGCCTGGCCGCCATTGGAAATGGCGCATGCATGGCGGTGCAATTACGCTGGCGGAGCAGTTTTTGGCGTGTGATTTCCAACCAGATCTGATTCTTGCCACTGATATGTTGGACCTTTCATCGTTCCTCAGCCTTACTCGTGAAAGAACGGCTTCTGTTCCCACTGCTGTTTACTTTCATGAGAATCAACTCACTTATCCTTGGTCACCGAATGATGAGGATTTGCGGTTGAAACGCGACAATCATTACGGATTTATCAATTACACATCTGCATTAGCAGCCGATCGGGTTTTCTTCAATTCAGAGTACCACCGCACTTCATTCCTGAGTACGCTGCCTGCTTTTTTGAAACAGTTTCCGGATCATACCAATTCAAATACGGTCGCAACGATTGCGCGCAAAAGCGAAGTTCTCTATTTGGGAATGGATCTCAGGTCGATGGATCCGATCGTTTCGGAAATTACCGAGAGACCGAAACGAGCGGTAATTCTGTGGAATCACCGTTGGGAATATGATAAGAACCCAGAGGAGTTCTTTGAAGCTTTGTTTGAGATACAGAGGCGGGGTTGGGATTTTAAACTGGTGGTTCTTGGTGAACGCTTCAAAAATTCCCCAGCCATTTTTGATGAGGCCAAAAAGCGTTTGGAACCGAATATCCTTCATTGGGGATTTGTTGAAAGCAGGGAAGAATATGTCCGCTTGCTCGGTCAATGCGATATGCTTCCCGTCACATCCTATCAGGATTTCTTTGGAGGAAGTGTGGTGGAGGCCATGTACTGTAACGTGAAACCATTGCTGCCGAAGCGACTCGCTTACCCAGAACACGTTCCAGAACTACTTCATTACACGTTTTTCTACGAAACCGGGGAGTTGGTGGATAAATTGCAGCGTTGGATCAGGGATGTATCCATCCTTCGCAAACAGCAAACAAGAAGTTTTGTGGAACGATATGATTGGACCAAGCAGATTGCCAATTATGACGATGCTTTTTCGAAGCTTGTCACTTCTTCTCCACAAGTCTCACCTTCACCCAAAACCTGATGGGGTCCGCAAACGGGTTGTAATTATTTGATGTCCGAAGAGCAGTGCTGGCGGCAGTGCTTGCTTGAGGAGAATTCAGTCCTCCGCCATAAGGATTGTTTGCTGTACGGCCCATGGCGCGGTCGCCAGCAGTAAGTTGGTTCGGATTGACCACACTTGCATTCGGGTCGCTGTAGCTCTGCTGTGGCATCTCATAACCTCCAGTTTCAATTCCTACAGAGACAATGTCTGATTCGGCTCCGATGGCCGCTAAGGGAATGATGGCGTGGTAAACCAGCGACCGCGATTTGTCGAACTCCAAACTGACCTGAAAGCCGTCCTTCTCGCCATGGTTGAATATCTGCGCGGTCTCTTCACCGACTTTCAGATAGCCATCTGTCGGAATCATCTGGTCCAGCCGTTCTTTGCCAAGTTGAATGCTCTGGTCGTACTGAGTTCCATACTCTTCCAATTCGGATATTGGAACCTTGTCGGAATAGATCGGGAATTGAATTTCATTCTTCTGCTTGTTCTTTGCTGTTGGATCGATGAACACGCGCAGACCCGTGGTCAGAATTTTCTGGATGGTGAGCTGATCCACCACATCGAATGAGAAGTACAGATTGGTCGAGTCGTTCTCAATATTGTATCGGATCTTCGAATCGGCATTGTAAAATCGGAACGATTTAGATTCGGTCTGAGGCTGCTTCCATTTGCTTTCAAATAGCTTGTTGGAACAAGCGCTGAGCAAGAGAGCCGCCAAGAAAATTCGGGTTGCATTTTTCATGGTTGGCAAAGGTGAGAAATTCGGGTTTCAATTGCACAAAAACAGGGAAGGTTGCCTGAAGACAACCCTCCCATCACCCAACCAAACAACCAAATGTTCAATCAATTACCATGGCCAGTTCCGCCATTCTTACGAATTCAGCCCTTCGGCCATCTTCGTCTGTTCCTTTGCTGCCTTTTGCCAGATCGATCACTTTCTGGATCTGATCCAAACGCTGTGCGGGTTTCAGTTCCGCGTCCAGAAGGATCATTCCGAACTGCGATATGGCGGCCGAGAATCGCATGTTCTCTGAACTTGCGGCCAGATCGATCGCCTCGTTTTTTACGGGCTTGGAGATCAACTTGCTTATATCTCCATCTGGTTTTTTGAAACGAAGTTTGACAGTCAGCAACTCATCATCAAAACCAGATTGCACGGATGGTTTTGTAAGCTGATATTTCAGCGAATCAACCAATGGTCTATCGTCCGAAAGTTCTCCTCCAACGGGAATGACCTCATACAGCGCGGTTACTGTGTGGCCAGCGCCCAACTCGCCTGCATCCTTTCGGTCATCGTTGAAATCCTCAGCAGCCAAACGTCTGTTCTCGTAGCCGATCAATCGGTAGGCAAGTACATTCGCAGGGTTGAACTCGATCTGGACCTTCACATCCTTGGCGATGGTGAAAAGCGTTCCCCAGAATTCTTGCACCAGCACTTTTTGTGCTTCCTGTAGATTGTCGATGTAGGCGAAATTGCCATTGCCCTTATCCGCCAGAACTTCCATTTTATGATCTTGGAAATTGCCTGTTCCGAAGCCAAGCACAGTAAGGAATACACCGGATTCACGTTTCTTCTCTATCAGCTTTTCAAGTCCGCCTGCATCCGAAACGCCCATATTGAAATCTCCATCGGTGCAGAGGATGACACGGTTGTTTCCGCCTTTGATGAATTGTTTTTCCGCGATAGCGTAGGCGAGATGAATTCCAGCTCCACCAGCGGTCGATCCGCCCGAATTGAGTTGGCCGATGGCTTCGAGAATACGCTCTTTCTTCTCACCGGAAGTAGAAGGCAACACCAGTCCGGCAGCTCCCGCATACACCACAATGGAGATCTTGTCGGTCTCCTCCAGTTCGTTCACCAGTAATCTGAGCGAACGCTTGAGCAACGGAAGTTTGTCGTCATCCGACATGGAGCCCGAAACATCGATCAGGAAGACCAGGTTGTTCTTGGGTCGCTTATCCAATTGGAGTTCTTTGCCCTGTAGACCAATATGCACCAACTTGTGGCTTTCGTTCCACGGACATACACTTACTTCGCTCGAAATGCTGAATGGATCCTCACATTCAGGTTGCGGATAATCGTATTTGAAGTAGTTGATCATTTCCTCAATGCGAACGACTTCTGTTGGAGGCAGCGAACCCATGTTCAAACTCCGTCTGATCTGACTGTACGAAGCAGCATCCACATCGATAGAGAAAGTTGACAACGGCTCTGAGAACACGCTTTTGAAGGTTTGCTGTCGGTACAGGTCGTAACCTGCGGTCAGGCCTTCCGGTTCCAACTGCTTTTTCTTGCGTTTAGAAGCGACAGATTCCGAGGACGAATTGTGCGCGAGAACGGTGGCACCTATTGGTGCTGGCGGAAGAGTTTCTGAAGCACTTCCCTCGTAAGCTGCTGGAATGCCACCAGTTACAATAGAAACCTGTTCATATGCTGCCTGCGGAAGATTGACACTTCCTCGCACTTTAACACCATCTATGTAAGTGTTGGTGGCACCGCTTCGCGAACCTTTGTAACTGCCGATCTGACCATCATTGTCTTGCACACTTGCTGCAATAGTAACCGCGCTATTGGCACCACGGCTTGGCATGCTGCGAATTTCCCGTCTCGAAACGCCTGTAGAACCCATGCCTGGCATGTGGTTCAAGCTGCTGCCCGAAATGGTCATGGCCGAACTCGCGTCTTTCGAGATCAGCGGTACTTCGTAATCAACAACTACAACTTCATCCAGTTTTACGCCAGCTTCCAGCACAAAGTCAACGAACAAGATCTTATCGGCTTGGATGATGACCCCGCGTTTCTCTTGCGAAGTGAACCCTACCACAGAGGCGATCATATCCACCGTTCCGGGCTGCAGACCGTTGATCTTGTATTTTCCGTCAAAGTCGGTTGATGCACCGGCTATTTGTTGTCCGTGTTGCATTACAACCACGTTGGCAAATGGAATGGGTTGTTTCTGGTCGTCTACTACAATTCCTGAAATGGAACCTGTTTCCGGGTTCAGAACAAAGGAGGTTATCAGCAAATGGCCGATCACTCCCAATAGAATTTGAATGAGCTTTTTCATGACTTTAGGTATTAGAGTTTGAGATAGGATTGTCCTGTAGATGGCCATTGCCATCCATGTTCAGGTTTGCTTTTAGCATTGATTTTCGGGAAGGCGCAACTTCCCATTGCCGAAGGTTACTTCGAGCTGCGCCAACTGGTCAGAGCCAGAAAACTGGTGGTGTCAACCTTTACGATGGCGCCTGCGTGGTTTGCGGGTTCTTTCCGTTGAAATTCAACTGGGGGAACACAGCATTCGCAGATGCAACCGAAACCGCACGGTTTACTACAGAACGGACGGTAGTCGGAGCAAACCACCGAACTGAGCTGAATTCCCCAACTCATTTCAATCGTAGGAATGTTGATCTCTTTGCCGTCAACACGGATGTCGCTTATGTACTTGGATGCAAAGCCGACACTCGAGATCTTGAGGTCGTAGAGACCAGGCTCCACATTGCCGATGATGAAATTACCATTGACATCGGTAATGATTCCGGTTGCGATCTCAGAATCCTTTATCAGAAGGATCGTGCACAACGGCATCGCTTCCTTCAGCTCGCTTACAATGGAACCAATGATGGCGCCTGTATTTGATTGAGCAAAAGTCAATGACGTTACGAGTGCTTGGATAAGGACTCCGAGTAAAATGTGTTTAAGATTTTTCATGACTTCTTGATTTTGAAAGGTTAATACATCAGATGCGCGCCATCCTTTGTATAAAGTTCCTCAAGAAGAAATCATGAATCAATTCATCATCAA
The sequence above is drawn from the Flavobacteriales bacterium genome and encodes:
- a CDS encoding DUF3524 domain-containing protein, which translates into the protein MKILLIEPYGTGSHLQWAEGYSEHSEHEVRLLTLPGRHWKWRMHGGAITLAEQFLACDFQPDLILATDMLDLSSFLSLTRERTASVPTAVYFHENQLTYPWSPNDEDLRLKRDNHYGFINYTSALAADRVFFNSEYHRTSFLSTLPAFLKQFPDHTNSNTVATIARKSEVLYLGMDLRSMDPIVSEITERPKRAVILWNHRWEYDKNPEEFFEALFEIQRRGWDFKLVVLGERFKNSPAIFDEAKKRLEPNILHWGFVESREEYVRLLGQCDMLPVTSYQDFFGGSVVEAMYCNVKPLLPKRLAYPEHVPELLHYTFFYETGELVDKLQRWIRDVSILRKQQTRSFVERYDWTKQIANYDDAFSKLVTSSPQVSPSPKT
- a CDS encoding tetratricopeptide repeat protein, producing the protein MNKIRSEPSTTHLTHSFGFDTFDFVRILFSIVLFSVLCVSSVRAQTAEDYYRKAELKVTMQDFRGALNDLNKAIEVDPRYIRAFNFRGYVKDELDDYYGALKDYNIAISLKGDYSDAYANRGKAKRKLNDFNGAITDYTTAIELNPTDKEAYLGRGLALKDMKNYNAAIDDLDKAAKLDPNYAKTYTARGEVKYLKGDVAGACDDLRHAQKLGYMVAMASFSDYCDD
- a CDS encoding DUF3520 domain-containing protein, encoding MAMAIYRTILSQTLIPKVMKKLIQILLGVIGHLLITSFVLNPETGSISGIVVDDQKQPIPFANVVVMQHGQQIAGASTDFDGKYKINGLQPGTVDMIASVVGFTSQEKRGVIIQADKILFVDFVLEAGVKLDEVVVVDYEVPLISKDASSAMTISGSSLNHMPGMGSTGVSRREIRSMPSRGANSAVTIAASVQDNDGQIGSYKGSRSGATNTYIDGVKVRGSVNLPQAAYEQVSIVTGGIPAAYEGSASETLPPAPIGATVLAHNSSSESVASKRKKKQLEPEGLTAGYDLYRQQTFKSVFSEPLSTFSIDVDAASYSQIRRSLNMGSLPPTEVVRIEEMINYFKYDYPQPECEDPFSISSEVSVCPWNESHKLVHIGLQGKELQLDKRPKNNLVFLIDVSGSMSDDDKLPLLKRSLRLLVNELEETDKISIVVYAGAAGLVLPSTSGEKKERILEAIGQLNSGGSTAGGAGIHLAYAIAEKQFIKGGNNRVILCTDGDFNMGVSDAGGLEKLIEKKRESGVFLTVLGFGTGNFQDHKMEVLADKGNGNFAYIDNLQEAQKVLVQEFWGTLFTIAKDVKVQIEFNPANVLAYRLIGYENRRLAAEDFNDDRKDAGELGAGHTVTALYEVIPVGGELSDDRPLVDSLKYQLTKPSVQSGFDDELLTVKLRFKKPDGDISKLISKPVKNEAIDLAASSENMRFSAAISQFGMILLDAELKPAQRLDQIQKVIDLAKGSKGTDEDGRRAEFVRMAELAMVID